Proteins found in one Amycolatopsis aidingensis genomic segment:
- a CDS encoding ATP-dependent DNA helicase — protein MAERSELPSVRELLTHAVEAVGGTEREGQINMAEAVARAVRTGEHLAVQAGTGTGKSLAYLVPAIRYAVQKEATVVVSTATIALQRQLVDRDLPRLAKSLKKPLGREPTFAILKGRRNYLCLHKLDTGAADEPEDEGLFDAFDVSKMGKEVKRLYEWSSETETGDRDELVPGVSERAWRQVSVTAKECLGAARCPIGTDCFAEQARAEAGRADVVVTNHALLAIDALQGYQVLPEHDLVIIDEAHELVDRVTSVATGELTSAMISAASRRCGKLIDASVADRLLESGDGLALVLDDLSPGRMDSLPQPLAGALPAVRDAAHACLTALGSDRKEEVEEATQRKLARSLLEEVHDTAVRLLEAFEEDQANQRDVVWLSSDQFSANPRPPTLRVAPLAVAGLLRERVFGANTTVLTSATLTLGGTFDTLARQWGLPPSAKQAERAEGEKTPGTATEKTPPADGDVIEWTGLDVGSPFDYRRNGILYVAKHLPPPGRDGLGEPMLTELTELIDAAGGRTLGLFSSMRAAKQATEELRGRIDHPILCQGEDSTSLLVRKFAEDEHTCLFGTLSLWQGVDVPGPSLQLVVVDRLPFPRPDDPVSSARQRAVEARGGNGFLTVAATHAALLLAQGTGRLHRTMTDRGVVAVLDSRLATARYGGFLRASLPPFWPTTDRQVARDALRRLNAAAPT, from the coding sequence GTCGGCGGCACCGAGCGGGAGGGCCAGATCAACATGGCCGAGGCGGTCGCCCGCGCCGTCCGCACCGGCGAGCATCTCGCCGTGCAGGCGGGAACCGGCACCGGGAAGTCACTGGCCTATCTCGTGCCCGCCATCCGCTACGCGGTGCAGAAGGAGGCGACCGTGGTGGTCTCCACCGCGACGATCGCGCTGCAGCGCCAGCTGGTGGACCGGGACCTGCCGCGGCTGGCCAAGTCGCTGAAGAAACCCCTCGGCAGGGAACCGACCTTCGCCATCCTCAAGGGCAGGCGCAACTACCTGTGCCTGCACAAGCTGGACACCGGCGCCGCCGACGAGCCGGAGGACGAGGGCCTTTTCGACGCCTTCGACGTCTCCAAGATGGGCAAGGAGGTCAAGCGCCTGTACGAATGGTCCTCGGAAACCGAGACCGGGGACCGGGACGAGCTGGTGCCAGGGGTGTCCGAGCGGGCCTGGCGGCAGGTGTCGGTGACCGCGAAGGAATGCCTCGGCGCCGCCCGCTGCCCGATCGGCACCGACTGCTTCGCCGAGCAGGCCAGGGCCGAGGCTGGCCGGGCGGATGTGGTGGTGACCAACCACGCGCTGCTCGCCATCGACGCACTGCAGGGCTACCAGGTGCTGCCCGAGCACGACCTGGTGATCATCGACGAGGCGCACGAGCTGGTCGACCGGGTCACCTCGGTGGCCACCGGCGAGCTGACCAGCGCGATGATCTCCGCGGCCAGCCGCCGCTGCGGCAAGCTCATCGACGCGAGCGTCGCCGACCGGCTGCTGGAGTCGGGCGACGGGCTCGCGCTGGTGCTGGACGACCTCAGCCCCGGCCGGATGGACTCGTTGCCGCAACCGCTCGCCGGTGCCCTGCCCGCGGTCCGGGACGCCGCCCATGCCTGCCTCACCGCGCTCGGCTCCGACCGCAAGGAGGAGGTCGAGGAGGCCACCCAGCGCAAACTGGCCCGTTCGCTGCTGGAGGAGGTGCACGACACCGCGGTCCGCCTGCTGGAGGCATTCGAGGAGGACCAGGCGAACCAGCGGGACGTGGTGTGGCTGAGCAGCGACCAGTTCTCGGCCAACCCCCGGCCGCCCACGCTGCGGGTGGCCCCGCTGGCCGTGGCCGGGCTGCTGCGCGAGCGGGTTTTCGGCGCGAACACCACGGTGCTCACCTCGGCCACCCTGACCCTTGGCGGCACCTTCGACACCCTGGCCCGGCAGTGGGGCCTGCCGCCATCGGCCAAGCAGGCCGAGCGAGCCGAAGGGGAGAAGACACCCGGCACCGCAACGGAGAAGACACCGCCCGCGGACGGGGACGTGATCGAGTGGACCGGCCTGGACGTCGGCTCGCCCTTCGACTACCGCCGCAACGGCATCCTGTACGTGGCCAAGCACCTTCCGCCGCCGGGAAGGGACGGGCTCGGCGAGCCGATGCTGACCGAGCTGACCGAGCTGATCGACGCGGCAGGCGGGCGCACCCTCGGGCTGTTCTCCTCCATGCGCGCGGCCAAGCAGGCGACCGAGGAGCTGCGCGGCCGGATCGACCACCCGATCCTGTGCCAGGGTGAGGATTCCACCTCGCTGCTGGTGCGCAAGTTCGCCGAGGACGAGCACACCTGCCTGTTCGGCACGCTCTCGCTGTGGCAGGGCGTGGATGTGCCGGGGCCCTCGTTGCAACTGGTCGTGGTGGACCGGCTGCCCTTCCCGCGCCCGGACGATCCGGTGTCCTCCGCCCGGCAGCGCGCGGTGGAGGCGCGTGGCGGCAACGGTTTCCTCACCGTCGCCGCCACCCACGCCGCCCTGCTGCTGGCGCAGGGCACTGGCAGGCTGCACCGCACCATGACCGACCGGGGTGTGGTGGCGGTACTGGACTCCCGGCTGGCCACGGCCCGCTACGGCGGTTTCCTGCGAGCCTCGCTGCCGCCGTTCTGGCCCACCACCGACCGCCAGGTCGCCCGGGATGCGCTGCGCAGACTGAACGCCGCCGCCCCCACCTGA